The Anopheles moucheti chromosome 3, idAnoMoucSN_F20_07, whole genome shotgun sequence genome contains the following window.
AGAGGTGCCCGTGCATGGGGAATGGGGTGGTAATGCGCCAAAAAGGGTAGCTGAAGGTAGATGAATAGTTGTTCAGATTTGAAGTGTTGTTGAATAAATGGGTCCCGACGAAGGTAAAGCGATCGCACCCGGTTTATTTGCGGGAAGCTGCAGCAGGCGGCGCGCTCTCCTCGACCGATGGATGGAAACACAAAAACTATTTGGGGATTAGCGCTGGAGACACTGGCAAGCTCAGCTGGCAGTGAGTACGCTTCGAggtttttgcaagtttttcaTTATGCTTTCAAGCACCCGGCCCTGCACCGCACTGGACATTCGTTTTGGGTAGGATGCATGAACCTCTGTGCCACACAGAATAGATCCTTTGGGAAGCTGACTGTAAAAGAGTTTTGTCtacaaattataaacaaaatttcgaCCATTATGCTTGCAGTGTGGATTTGAGTGCCAcgatgggtgggtgggtgggcaGCCAGTGGTGGAATATTGCAGCTAAATAGTTGCTGACCACCAGCTTCACCGACGCGGGCGatggaatttccaaacgttaCCACTGCAGGCCAGACTCGGAGCATtccaaattaatttattcaaagaTTCCATTTACCAGAACGCTCAAACGCTATCAAGCATCCGTACCCCGGAGCAGGAGATCCGGTCACGCCAGCAACGGCCGGAGGTAAAGTtttataaatttcaattaagcCAAAAGAGTTTCCCGTAAACAATCTGTTTAACTTGGCCATCTCACGGCGGGGAGAGGGCATTTTTGGTGCTCTGGTGCTCGAGCTCGAATTCGCAACTGAAGCACATTTGATGGGCATCGGAGAAGCTTGTCAGGGCTTTCTTTTTTCGGGGGTGCTCTTGTAAGCGCTTCTGGTGAAGAGTCAGGTTTTGCGCAGACACTATCGAGCAAATACCGGTGTTCGTTTGTGGAATGTTGCGGGCTGCACTTCATACCGAGGCAGCTCTCCAAACGCAACCGATAGGTGAGCCTTTTCTGCCCGGCAACCGGCCGAAGGAAGGAATCAATTTCCTCTCGTCATAAATAACTCATAATGCTTTTAAGCCATGCTTCGGTGTCCTGCAGCAGCAAgagtggaaaagttttgccaCTTCACAGCCTCAAAAGGCACATCACCGGCGTCGTGCATGAGGGGGGCATCGTGTTGTACCCGATGCTGGGCAATCATCAATCTAATAATACGATTACTACTCTACTTTCTCGacgctattttttttatttttgtgagCCCACCGTCGTTTTCTTGCCAGCACCAAGGACTCCAAGGACTGCGGAGTGGAAAGGCTCGAAAGCCCATTAGACTCTCATTACTCTCGATGGATGTTTCTTACTCGTCTTTGTGTGGGTGATGCGAAGACCTACGGGGTGGGACCTTTTACGAGCTTCCCCCTTTGTACGTTTGCATGTGTCCGTGTGGCCGGTGTTGAGGGGTTTGGGGGAACTTTCCATACTGACAAAGTTTTTCACCTTCAGCCCTATTCGTGGCCGTTTTGGGGGGCCATTCGAGGCCTACACGGAGTGGAAGTTCACGCTCACGCTCGAGGAAAgttaaatgtaaatttattcTAATGACCACACGGATGCTGCTGCCCGGGCAAAGGCCGCCATGATGTACGTTCCGATTTTAGGGCTGACCACTTCTACAACACCACAGCGGATactttatgtgtgtgtgagtgtatgtctGGCCGAGACAGAACAGTACAAAAGAAGGTAATAAAAGGAAACTCTACGGGTTTCGAGGGCCTAGGAATTATGTGCGTCCATCCAGCGTATCGTTGGCGTTAGCTCTGCCCGGAGACCCGAGCTGCGGATCATTAGAAAAGGACGAATATCAGCAATCGTCCAGGGTTTCATTGGGGGGTCGCATTGCCTTGGGTCGTTAGCGGTTGTGTTTAATGGTGGGAAATtcttgccgccattttgaggGCGACAAGACCGACGTCCCAAAGAGCTTTCGTGGTCGAAATCGCAATTCGCTTTCTGGTGAGACTGGCACAATCATaagtaatttttaattattcattaaaataGAGATACTTAGCAAAGGTGAGTACAGTAgttattttgattgttttttttcaagctGTATGTTTTCTGGTTTGCGTTAGAAGGATGATCTAAATGTCTAACAACAATTCGAAAATAATTCGAATTTACcatattttagcgtgtataacgacccccttttAGGACCAAAATGACCAAAGTCTAATCAAGGAGGTGGTCGCTAAAAAGGATAGATAAAAGGATAAACGGATAGATAGATAAGACAAggatgaatctgtggtttaataatgtttagaggtcatctaccagcagaagttaaacaaattgttgctcaagcaaaacgtttctggaagtCATTCCTGTAGGTCTAATCAGTCAACTGCAACCACAACCGTTTAAGGGTACGATAAGAGAAGAATTGAGTAAGTGGATAAAAGGGGCTGATTCGAATCTGActccttcaggaagaataagaaaaacccACCATTTCAGCGATCTGACAATGGGTCATTACTGCATAGTCAGGAGTCAACGAAGCGATTATAGTCaaatcctttaaaaaatgcgaaatcagTAACAATCTTGATGGGACTGAGGatcatgcaatttatgaagatagtGAAGACgggaaaaatgtgtttgaagACACCAGTGAGAACGATATGAAACAGTATTATGAAATGtaatattcaaaattaaatgtaacaatcaaattgttccaattgttttacaaacagaaataaattcttttttttccaaaaatcttggataattTATCTcaggggtcgttatacacgctagaATACGGTAATTGGcgaatttaatatttcaatttttttcttgACATAACGATCTACTAGGTATGTCTGGCGGGCTTATTTCTCTAGGATTAAAAGATATTAAGACAGCTAGCAATAACATTTCTACGATAAACCAATAAATTTCCCAATAAATCGCCAACTTTCCCCAATAAATCTGTCATTGAGGAAGATCGAAACATAATTCGACTAATCATTGTAAAGGCTTAAAGATGATTAATCTctttgcttttaattaaactgtCCTGTGTTCCGACCCGGAGCCTATAAGAGAAAGATTCGTTTCTCGCATAAAGGCTGTGCATGGTCTACTCGTCTCCACATGGAAACGAAACGTATGATCACTCCACTAGCCCACTTAGTCACTTTCTTCGTACATGACACAAATACGCTTCATCGAGCTGCACTAACGCCAACGATGCCACCCCTCGTCAGACTCCCCGAGAGCAACACACTTCTATCGCCAACAATCATCTCTCATCAATCATCATGCCACATTTTCCAAAACAcatttgtccaccatcatacTTGCCCGAATGATGAACGACACTCGAAAAAGGGTTCGAAACCCGTACGGGTGTGGTACGATCCCGAATTTTATGCAAGCCGGTCGCTCCGACTTTCAAGGCAGTGTCACAGAAATTCTCAAATCCCACCGCCGTACGTGTTTGTGTTCGAAAGTGCATCACTTTCAGATTACCCGGCCGACTGATCTGTGCATCATGTGCCCGGCCGCACTGGATCGGTCTCGGTTGCGAGTTGATTGGGGGGGAGGGTTTGGTgggttgaaaatttaatgtcCGTCTGCTGACGATTGGGTtcacaatgtgtgtgtgtggctgtttgCTCGTGGCACTGGTGATGCCATTGATTTATATGTTTATGCACTCTACTTTGTCCGCTTAGACGGTGGTCCCGGTCCCGGTACGAACTACCCAATCATCAGCGTGAACGATCAGTCGACCGTTCACGAGCCGCATCGAAACGCTgcggtaagcaaaacaaacagattGTGTGTCTTTATCAGCACACGCCTAGCGACGTCCAGCCGTCCAAACCGGCGGAGCAGCGGCGCTTGTGTGAAAGAAAGTCTGGACACGAATGCAATCGCTGTTCGCGGCACCGGCATTTCCGTACCGGCATCAGTCAATCACACGGTGGATTTTACGGGGTGTGCCGTGAAGTTCTTCGGGTCGTTATTTCAAAAGAGCGCCAGCAGGAGCGGAAGCTTTGGTTCGTTGAAAGGAGTTTTTGCTATTTATACCAGAGAATCAGGGCATCCACATTCGTCGTCTCGCAGTCACAAAGATTAGACTTAATCATGCACGGGAAGAAGGTAGTTCCAGTGAAAAGGGCGACGGGAGCAACGGCGCTTGTTGTTATTCTCTATAAATGCTCGTGCGAACGGGGATCGATCCGATAAGCTCCCCCGGCCGGGGGCAATCCCGCGGGAGCATTAAGGGGCGGCCCTGGACTGGCCTGTTGGATGGACGTTACTGTCAGTCACAGTCGGACCATTCGAGTGATCAGATGCAATCGAAGACCCGTACAGCAACGGTACGATGGTGACGTGCGCGTTAGATGGTGTTATTACCTTCGGTTTGGCACTGTTGCTAGCGTCGGTGGTCGGTGCGGACCCGCTCGAACCGGACTGCTCTCTGGCGCgttctgcagcagcagcagcagctgccacACCCGGATGGCAACCGCGAACTCCGGAGCAAACGCTGTACGCGTACGTACGCTGCCTCAACGATTCGTCCGCCAGCATCGAGATGAAAATCCGCTGGGTCATGTGGCAGCCGGACCAATCGCCCGAGAGCCAATGCTACGTCAAGTGCGTCAGCGAAGATCTGCGGCTGTACGACCCCGCCCGGCGCCAGTTCGTGCCGGAACGGTTCGAGCAGCAGGCGCGTGCATTCCACGAAGATCCGAACTCGGCCGACCTTCAGCAGCTCTACGACGACGCGAACCGGTTGCTGGTGGGCGAACTGCCCGACAGCGAGTGCTCGACCGTGTTCGCGAAGTACGCACCGTTCTACGCCGTACACCAGGAGCAGATACTGGACATCTTCCACGGTGACCTACGCAAGATCCTGGTCACGTACAAACAGCTGGGACCGCGCGTCAAACAGATCGGACAGCACTTCATGGACTACTGCGAGAAGCGGTACGGTTTCGTGTGGTCGGAGGAGGAACAACGCCGCTGTCCCGATCGGACCGCGGTGGACTGCATACTGCACGGCTTCCGCTGGGTCACCGAGGAGGGCACGGTGAATGTAAGTTTGGAGCAGCTCTCACACTCACAttgcaaacataaacattaaCTCTCCACGTTCACGCTTTGCACAGGTTGCGGAGATTGTGCGAGATTACGGCGGGTTTGGGGTGGCGGCCAGCGACCTCGAGCGATGTCAAGTAGCGGATGAACTGTACTGGTGCCTACGCGCTATCAGTGCAGACAAACTATCGGCAGTGATACGGCAGCGCAATGCCCAGACCGCGTACTACTTCGATCAATCGTCCGAGGATGAGCCGTGGAAGTCGGCCGTCGAGTTTGGTACGTCGCGGCTGAATCGAGCGTCTTGAAAGGGAGGAAACGGTCCTTACTCGAGGTGTAGATACGTtacaaatgaataattttataaacagCATCTTTTGTGAATAAGTTTGTGCTATTGAAATAAACCAAACAGCGATCggtaaactgtctatttagaTTAAGTAACtaatttttgaatattttttttaataaatttggaAGCGAATTTTTAACGAGTTTGGAATAATTTGTTTGAGTTGAGTGCTGCAATTAAGCGAaagtttttataataaatgtcATGCGAATATGATACGtaagatataaaatatttgcattaCTCTTAAAACCCAgttttttctcgcttttttcctttttttcctgttaGACCACAGCAATGGGAAggtgtgtttgattttgttttttatagcAACAGCCATAATGGTAATGATGGATGATTGATTTCTAAATAAAATGATCTGTTTTTCTGTCGTTGAGAGAGGCTTTGATCTGCTGAGGAATATTCAGAAGCTGCGCATACCAATCTCATCAGTGAACCAGCAGCTAATGAGCTTGAACCGCTTTACAATAGCGTTGGTATGggaaatgtaattaattacaCAGAGCACACATAGAAGACTCATCTCTTGAAGAATTAAGACATAATAAAGTTATTAATATAAAGAAAGTTGTTATTTCAGCAAAGGATAAAGCAAATACCTGATGAATCAATAGCATTGTGAAGATGTCCATCACATGAGATTCATTTGTGGATATTAAAACAATGACGAAATCAATTGATCCATTAACCAGCCATGTCAAGAATAAATTCCGATTATGGTATGTTTATAACTTTATGTTTTTGAAGAGCTTTTTTTCATAAGAAGCACAATAGTGACAGTCATAAAAaagacaaatatttttaaacgttAGACAAACCAACTCTTCTTAAATGAAGAAGTTCAATCATGCTATTGTCTCATAAACAACCTTTCCCATAAAGAAAGACATCTCCTTGAAGTCCGACTACAACATCTTCCTATTTGTCCGTTGAAGTTTCAGTCCTATCTCGCTACACTTGttccttttctttgtttgagtgagtttttttttgtaatcaaAACTTTTGCAATCTGTTCTATCGGCCAATAATTTCACGTCCATATGGTGCGCAGCTATCGATACAGCACCAATCGGAAAAAATCTTCGACTTGAGTTTCCTCCTGAAGGCGTTGTAAAGACATCCCGTACCGTGGAATGGCACGAACAGGGCTTGCACTCTGCAATCGATCAAGCTTTCACATTCGCTGGGTGCAATGCGCAACAAACCAACGCTCGCACGAAGTGAAACAGCCCAGCTAGGCTATACATATATACGGCGCACCGTATGGGGCATATTTATTGCAGGCAGCAACTTGGGCATGCACTTCGGGGGGTGGTGTGTGGTTCGAATTTCCCgaaataattttcttctttaaGCCACGGAACAGAGAGGGCACGTAATTAATTGCCCTTTGTGGAGGTGCACCGTCTCTAGCGGCCATCATGATTTTCACCTGGTTTCGTTTCGAAGTGCAGGCGTTGGAAGCAGTGGCAAATGAGCACACTGGGAGTTGAAGAACTCTCACGGGTGGTATACATTCATTCATCAGGTTCAATTTAGGGAAACAAAGctcgaaacggaacggaatttTAAAAGAATGCTTTCACCTTGTGCCATATGTTTTGTGCCTTTAGAAATTTGACTTTAATTTGAAGGTTTACTGAAAGCTTGTGAAACCTTGTGTATTGTACGCAGCGAGAGGTTAAATGGTTTGTACGGAGTTATTTTGGTACAACTCTAAAGTTTATTACTATAAGCTCaagagtttttaattaattcattagtgatatgaaacaaaaaccagtCTCTAAAAAGCAAAGTAATTAGCGACTCTGGACACacctttttccctttcgaaAGAGGAATGGCTCGTTGAAGCATTAGAAAATTCATTAATAAATCATACCAACTCATGAGCACAGCGCGCTGCGAGTCGGAAAGTTATACCTCCGAACCATATCAAACAACAAGCACATGCAGTCCCCC
Protein-coding sequences here:
- the LOC128302071 gene encoding 37 kDa salivary gland allergen Aed a 2-like produces the protein MVTCALDGVITFGLALLLASVVGADPLEPDCSLARSAAAAAAATPGWQPRTPEQTLYAYVRCLNDSSASIEMKIRWVMWQPDQSPESQCYVKCVSEDLRLYDPARRQFVPERFEQQARAFHEDPNSADLQQLYDDANRLLVGELPDSECSTVFAKYAPFYAVHQEQILDIFHGDLRKILVTYKQLGPRVKQIGQHFMDYCEKRYGFVWSEEEQRRCPDRTAVDCILHGFRWVTEEGTVNVAEIVRDYGGFGVAASDLERCQVADELYWCLRAISADKLSAVIRQRNAQTAYYFDQSSEDEPWKSAVEFGTSRLNRAS